A region from the Corylus avellana chromosome ca7, CavTom2PMs-1.0 genome encodes:
- the LOC132187423 gene encoding probable vacuolar amino acid transporter YPQ2 isoform X2: MNFPSVLGLLVLSSGEWQKSLKSSPTSRPSLAMEFLLLFYSLGDVFNLVGCLLEPATLPTQYYTALLYTTSTVVLVVQSVYYDYICRWLKCRKIDVSHTAEEEKKPLRRKPVDSGIAIPRPSPKATPRREYYYTSARSMAGSGTPPFRTYLRAAKSGPSAMELNCDSSSDDEAATTQSISQPRPIPRAAGYGTFLATSVNLPLQTKGLTEAYVGLTGRRLLHEQGMENVYGQWLGWLMAAIYMGGRLPQIWLNIKRGNVEGLNPLMFVFALVANVTYVASILIRTTEWEKIKANMPWLLDAVVCVLLDLFIILQYIYYRYLRRTNCGDYGDDYVEASKAAES, encoded by the exons ATGAATTTTCCTTCGGTTTTGGGCTTGCTAGTCTTGTCTTCTGGGGAGTGGCAGAAATCCCTCAAATCGTCACCAACTTCCAGACCAAGTCTGGCCATGGAGTTTCTCTTGCTTTTCTACTCACTTGG TGATGTTTTCAATCTGGTGGGTTGTCTTCTGGAACCAGCAACG CTGCCTACCCAGTACTACACGGCTCTG CTTTACACGACCAGTACTGTAGTCTTAGTAGTGCAGAGCGTATACTATGACTACATCTGTAGATGGTTAAAGTGCAGAAAGATCGATGTTTCCCATACG gcggaagaagagaaaaaaccaTTGAGACGTAAGCCAGTAGATTCTGGCATTGCAATACCTAGGCCTTCACCAAAAGCGACTCCTCGAAGAGAATACTACTATAC CTCAGCCAGATCAATGGCTGGCAGTGGTACTCCTCCCTTTCGAACCTATCTCAGGGCAGCTAAAAGCGGCCCTTCAGCCATGGAACTCAACTGTGATTCGTCATCTGATGACGAGGCAGCTACAACGCAGTCGATTAGCCAGCCTAGGCCTATACCAAGAGCG GCAGGTTATGGAACATTTCTTGCAACATCAGTCAACTTGCCCCTACAAACCAAGGGTCTGACAGAAGCATACGTGGGACTTACTGGGAGAAGACTCTTGCAT GAACAAGGGATGGAGAATGTTTACGGGCAATGGCTGGGATGGTTGATGGCTGCCATTTACATGGGCGGCCGACTCCCTCAGATATGGCTAAAT ATTAAGAGAGGGAATGTAGAG GGCTTGAATCCTCTCATGTTCGTTTTTGCACTGGTCGCCAACGTTACTTATGTTgcaag TATTCTTATAAGAACCACCGAATGGGAAAAAATCAAAGCTAATATGCCTTGGTTGCTGGATGCTGTAGTTTGCGTGCTGCTGGATTTATTT ATCATATTGCAGTATATCTATTATAGATACTTGCGAAGGACAAACTGTGGAGATTACGGAGATGACTATGTAGAAGCAAGTAAAGCTGCTGAATCTTAA
- the LOC132187423 gene encoding probable vacuolar amino acid transporter YPQ3 isoform X1, giving the protein MQLSYCVREKKPCVGWVEKYFKDCLCNLKDEFSFGFGLASLVFWGVAEIPQIVTNFQTKSGHGVSLAFLLTWVVGDVFNLVGCLLEPATLPTQYYTALLYTTSTVVLVVQSVYYDYICRWLKCRKIDVSHTAEEEKKPLRRKPVDSGIAIPRPSPKATPRREYYYTSARSMAGSGTPPFRTYLRAAKSGPSAMELNCDSSSDDEAATTQSISQPRPIPRAAGYGTFLATSVNLPLQTKGLTEAYVGLTGRRLLHEQGMENVYGQWLGWLMAAIYMGGRLPQIWLNIKRGNVEGLNPLMFVFALVANVTYVASILIRTTEWEKIKANMPWLLDAVVCVLLDLFIILQYIYYRYLRRTNCGDYGDDYVEASKAAES; this is encoded by the exons atgcAGCTCTCTTACTGTGTAAGAGAGAAAAAGCCCTGCGTGGGCTGGGTTGAGAAATATTTTAAAGACTGCCTTTGCAATCTGAAAGATGAATTTTCCTTCGGTTTTGGGCTTGCTAGTCTTGTCTTCTGGGGAGTGGCAGAAATCCCTCAAATCGTCACCAACTTCCAGACCAAGTCTGGCCATGGAGTTTCTCTTGCTTTTCTACTCACTTGGGTTGTTGG TGATGTTTTCAATCTGGTGGGTTGTCTTCTGGAACCAGCAACG CTGCCTACCCAGTACTACACGGCTCTG CTTTACACGACCAGTACTGTAGTCTTAGTAGTGCAGAGCGTATACTATGACTACATCTGTAGATGGTTAAAGTGCAGAAAGATCGATGTTTCCCATACG gcggaagaagagaaaaaaccaTTGAGACGTAAGCCAGTAGATTCTGGCATTGCAATACCTAGGCCTTCACCAAAAGCGACTCCTCGAAGAGAATACTACTATAC CTCAGCCAGATCAATGGCTGGCAGTGGTACTCCTCCCTTTCGAACCTATCTCAGGGCAGCTAAAAGCGGCCCTTCAGCCATGGAACTCAACTGTGATTCGTCATCTGATGACGAGGCAGCTACAACGCAGTCGATTAGCCAGCCTAGGCCTATACCAAGAGCG GCAGGTTATGGAACATTTCTTGCAACATCAGTCAACTTGCCCCTACAAACCAAGGGTCTGACAGAAGCATACGTGGGACTTACTGGGAGAAGACTCTTGCAT GAACAAGGGATGGAGAATGTTTACGGGCAATGGCTGGGATGGTTGATGGCTGCCATTTACATGGGCGGCCGACTCCCTCAGATATGGCTAAAT ATTAAGAGAGGGAATGTAGAG GGCTTGAATCCTCTCATGTTCGTTTTTGCACTGGTCGCCAACGTTACTTATGTTgcaag TATTCTTATAAGAACCACCGAATGGGAAAAAATCAAAGCTAATATGCCTTGGTTGCTGGATGCTGTAGTTTGCGTGCTGCTGGATTTATTT ATCATATTGCAGTATATCTATTATAGATACTTGCGAAGGACAAACTGTGGAGATTACGGAGATGACTATGTAGAAGCAAGTAAAGCTGCTGAATCTTAA
- the LOC132187760 gene encoding probable calcium-binding protein CML41 has product MATSDVVPKPSKWFSNKSLRVSLHRRGSKSGSSTTSMGSPGSPRSPVPPRALTPKCSTREDELKEVFRYFDDDKDGKISALELRAYFGSIGEYMSHEEAQAVIDDLDSDGDKLLDFQDFLRLMKRGGDDEDLKKAFEMFEWEKGSGCITPRGLQRMLQRLGDTKSFDECKAMIQVYDIDGNGVLDFNEFHQMMA; this is encoded by the coding sequence ATGGCGACGTCCGATGTGGTTCCCAAGCCTTCAAAATGGTTCTCCAACAAGAGCCTTAGGGTAAGCCTCCATCGCCGGGGATCAAAGTCTGGCTCCAGTACTACTTCAATGGGCTCTCCTGGATCCCCAAGATCTCCTGTGCCGCCACGTGCGCTAACACCCAAGTGCAGCACTAGGGAAGACGAGCTGAAGGAAGTTTTCcgttattttgatgatgataaGGACGGGAAAATCTCGGCGCTGGAGCTCAGAGCATACTTCGGGTCCATCGGAGAGTACATGTCACACGAAGAGGCTCAGGCGGTGATCGATGATCTTGACTCCGACGGCGACAAACTGTTGGACTTCCAAGACTTTTTGAGGCTGATGAAGAGGGGCGGCGACGATGAGGACCTGAAGAAGGCGTTTGAGATGTTTGAGTGGGAGAAAGGGTCAGGTTGCATCACCCCCAGAGGGTTGCAGAGGATGCTGCAACGCCTCGGAGACACTAAATCATTCGATGAGTGCAAGGCCATGATTCAAGTATACGACATCGATGGCAACGGAGTGCTTGATTTTAACGAGTTTCACCAAATGATggcttaa